The following nucleotide sequence is from Nycticebus coucang isolate mNycCou1 chromosome 8, mNycCou1.pri, whole genome shotgun sequence.
tttaaagaattttttaccCTTTCTTTCCTAGACACTACACCATCCTCTCATAAGATATTTATCAACTAGCTTTTTCTCCTTAATATGGTCCATGTGGTTTTGCATTTGAATaatgtttcttaaatattatGACATGATATAGAGAATGTTTGCCTCGAagccaaaaatattattttaaaattattttgtatttttataaatataaatatttttaaatttaaaaaataaattattatttaatagttatatttatttcatttacattggTTACTTTAGTCAAGatgaattttataaacatatatactctcaatttccccccaaaatattaCTCTATAGGATTGGGTCATTTCCATTGGTGATTTTTGACCAAAATCATCATTATATGTATCTTTCTCTTCttgtagctttttttctttctctgtctctgtatctctctcctttctctcccccatTCTTTCATTTCCCTTAACAAAcagaaccaatttttaaaaactttaatgttGAAATAGGCTTGACATATTTATGCCattgatatgcaaatattttgaaaataattatgataTATAATATCACATCAATTTACGTACATTTGTTTATCTCATGATTGTTTGcatgaggaaaaagaaatttcatcCCTCTGGTCTTGGAACTTTTTGCCTTATAGGatattattatattcttttcaGATACAGAATGAtcctgaaataaaacataaaataaagatgCAAGCTTTACTTTACCCATCCTTACAGTTAATTGATGCCTATTTACCATCTCACCAAAGAGATGAATATGATATAATTCTGACCAGGGATGTAGCCATAAAATTTGCAAGTTTATATTTCACCAAAGATGAAGTACTTCTTCAGGCCATGAGAAGAAACCAATACATGCCTCTGGAGTCAAGACATCTATTTAAGTTTGCTAACTGGAGTGTTCTTCTCCCTGAGAAGTATAGGAAGGGTCATGTTTATACTGAACCAGTTCTTGGAAGACTTGGCTATTCATTACCAGCACTTATGGACGAAAGAGCATCACCCTTGTTGGTCAATGATTCTTGGTTACAGAATTTGCCACTAACCTATGTTCTTACCTGTCAATATGATATTTTAAGAGATGATGGACTTATGTTTGTTTCAAGACTTCAAAATGTTGGCGTTCAAGTTGCTCATGACCATATTGAGAATGGAGTTCATGCGGCTTTATCATTTATGACAACACCAATTTATTTACGTCTAGGTCTTAGAATAAAAGATATGTATATTAGTTGTCTGGATAAGAATTTATAAATACACTTatgatgcaaatcaaaactaccctgagatatcacctaccccaatgagaatgacccacatcacaaattctcaaacctgcatatgctggcgtggatgtggagagaagagaaaacttt
It contains:
- the AADACL2 gene encoding LOW QUALITY PROTEIN: arylacetamide deacetylase-like 2 (The sequence of the model RefSeq protein was modified relative to this genomic sequence to represent the inferred CDS: deleted 1 base in 1 codon): MGFSHSSELCATSWATWDQQQDFIDLMINSTPEENSKEAAREMVLGMKEMTAFDFLNRWTANKLDAVVVSVDYRLAPQHHFPAAFEDAIGVVRFFLQDKILTKYGVDPTRICISGDSAGGSLAAAVTQQIQNDPEIKHKIKMQALLYPSLQLIDAYLPSHQRDEYDIILTRDVAIKFASLYFTKDEVLLQAMRRNQYMPLESRHLFKFANWSVLLPEKYRKGHVYTEPVLGRLGYSLPALMDERASPLLVNDSWLQNLPLTYVLTCQYDILRDDGLMFVSRLQNVGVQVAHDHIENGVHAALSFMTTPIYLRLGLRIKDMYISCLDKNL